In the Topomyia yanbarensis strain Yona2022 chromosome 3, ASM3024719v1, whole genome shotgun sequence genome, one interval contains:
- the LOC131692210 gene encoding trypsin-1-like, producing MKLFLAVLFGVLLGLSNAFPEHPQRPRPWWNPLSRLNLLKSLKPTSRIVGGYAVNITDFPYQISLSSWGGHQCGGSIIGPRWILTAGHCAFSSDKPSQRVRVGSTDRTKGGLLLGLERVVQHPEYDSGTIDYDFSLLQLEQDLLFNENNQAIELPEQDEELSDGALCRVSGWGNTQNVQESSRYLRAADVPSVNQEDCDAAYENFGGITPRMLCAGYREGGKDACQGDSGGPLVSGGKLVGVVSWGYGCAQPNYPGVYSRVASVRSWIKEVTGI from the exons ATGAAGCTCTTTCTGGCAGTTCTGTTCGGTGTCCTGCTTGGACTCTCAAATG CCTTTCCAGAGCATCCGCAACGTCCCCGCCCATGGTGGAACCCGCTGTCCAGACTGAACCTGCTCAAATCTCTTAAACCGACCAGCCGCATCGTAGGTGGTTACGCAGTAAACATCACCGATTTCCCGTACCAGATTTCGCTCAGCTCCTGGGGTGGCCACCAGTGCGGAGGTTCAATTATTGGACCACGTTGGATTTTGACAGCCGGTCACTGTGCTTTCAGTTCCGATAAGCCATCGCAGCGAGTTCGAGTTGGATCGACGGATCGAACGAAAGGCGGGTTGCTGCTAGGACTGGAGCGTGTCGTTCAACACCCGGAGTACGACTCCGGTACGATTGATTATGATTTCTCGCTGTTGCAGCTGGAGCAAGACTTGCTTTTCAACGAAAACAATCAAGCCATTGAACTTCCCGAGCAGGATGAAGAACTGTCCGATGGCGCTCTGTGTCGAGTTTCCGGTTGGGGGAATACTCAGAATGTGCAGGAATCTTCCCGCTATCTTCGGGCAGCTGATGTTCCCTCGGTGAACCAGGAGGACTGTGATGCTGCCTATGAAAATTTCGGCGGTATTACGCCAAGGATGCTGTGCGCTGGCTATCGGGAAGGCGGAAAGGATGCTTGCCAGGGAGATTCCGGTGGACCGCTTGTTTCCGGTGGAAAACTAGTCGGCGTGGTGTCCTGGGGTTACGGATGTGCCCAGCCGAACTATCCGGGCGTGTACTCTCGGGTAGCTAGCGTTCGCAGCTGGATCAAAGAAGTTACCGGCATCTAA